In the genome of Maribacter forsetii DSM 18668, the window ATTGCTACCAAGAACAGCTTGTATCAAGTACTTTCACCTAACGCCGATGATGCAGGTGTATGGATTCATCAAAATGCTTGGTTTTATCTTGGTGATTATGAATCTGGAACAACAGATTCTTATGATTTTAAGAAGAAGGGAAACGGAGTGTATGTTTTTGTATTAGATGGGGAAATAGAAATTATAAATCAGAAATTAAATAAACGTGATGGACTAGGAATTTGGGAAACCGATACTTTCAATTTTAATATTAACAAAACATCAAAAATACTTATCATAGAAGTTCCTATGACTTTTTAATTGTAATTCAGGTTTTCTAATTTCATAAAGTTGTTTACGTTAAAAGACACATAATAAAAGTGTCTTTTTAGGTATAAACGTCACTACTTTCTTATATTTAAGTAAAATATAATTTCGTTTATATCTCCCTTAATTAATCATTGTTTTTAAATCAGATTTATCTAAAATTATATAATTATTATTTTCTAGCTGAGTTTCCACAAATAGATAGGATTTAGCATTACCAAATTAAACAAAGTCATTTAAAACTAAATTTTAATAGTTTGCCAAAACTTAACACGACTTCAAAAAATAACAGTCAGAAAAGCAGAAACTTTTTGGACGAATTTGGTCTTATAACCATCGTGTCAAGTATTTTTACTTTTGTAGTGTTTATATATACGCTAATGTTTCATTCATATACCGAGCAGATTTTAGCAGGTATCGTTGCTATTGGTTTCGGAATCGGGTTCTTATTAAATCGTTTAAAACTTCACTATACAACTAGAATTTACATGACGTTGTTTCCGCCGGTGATGTTCATGACCTTAATATTTTTGATAGGAGGCTTTTTTGGTCAGGCAGTTGCATTTGCCACTATGGGTTTTTTAGCATTTATAGGTTTTAGAAGAAACCCTAGGTTAAGAAACCTGATAATTGTTTTTGATATTCTAGCATTTATTATTCCTACCGTCTACATCTCTATTTACGGACCAATTTTAGGAACTATTGACGTACCCTTTGATGAAATATTTGCTTTCTTAGCCTGTTTAGGTTGGCTTTCACTAACCTTTAGAATGTATGACGAAAATAAAACCAGAACATACACTACAGATCTAGAAAATCATATTGAAGCTTTAAAAGAAAGTGAGTTAAACTTAAAAAAAGCTCAAAATGATTTAAAACTTCAAAACAGCAAACTAGCCGTATTGAATAATGAACTTGAACTAAAAAACACACATATTGAAGAATTTACATTCATAGTAACACATGACCTTAGAGGACCACTAAATAATATCAATGTTATTGCTACAGAATTGGAAAAACAACATGCAACAGCTAATTATGCAAATTTCAACAGCTATTTAAAGCATTTACAGGGCAGTTCTACAAGACTGACAAACCTAGTGGAGGGACTTTTGAAATATGCTGAAATTGGTAATTCTAGCGAAATGGAAACTGTAAATTTCCCAAAGATAGTACAGCTTGTTTTATCTGATTTTTCAGAAATAATAAAAGAGAGCAATGCAACTATTACCGTTGGTGAGTTACCGACGATAACGGCAAGATCAAATGATATTGGAATGCTCTTTCAAAATTTGATACATAACGCACTAAAATTTAGAACCGCTACCAAAGACCCAGTAATTACCATAGCGTCCCAGAAGAAAGAGAATGAATATCTTTTTAGTGTTTCTGATAACGGTATAGGCATTCCAAAAGAACAACAAGCAAAAATATTTAATGCGTTTCATAAGCTACACAATCAATCTAAATTCGAGGGGTCAGGTATAGGTCTGTACGGTAGTAAAAAGATTGTAGAACACCACTTAGGCAAAATATGGGTAGAGTCAGAAGAGAATGTAGGTAGTACCTTTTATTTTACAATTAACACCAATTCGTTAGAACAAGAAGACATTCAAGAACACACTATTAATCTCAACTAAAAAATACCTGACCAGGTGTAACTTTGAACCTTATTTACTCTAAATAAAAAATTGAATAGCTTCAGCAACGATTAACTAAAACAGATTACAATGGACTCAAATTATATAAAAGTTTTTGGCGGAAATAATATAGAAGCCAAACGAATAGAACTAATACTGAAAGAAAATAATATTGTACCTATTCTTAAAGACGAAAAGGAATCTGCTCGCTTAGCAGGTTTTGGCACACCACAACAAGAACTGGTAGAAATCTATGTTTATAAAGATGAGGAAGAAAAAGCTTTAACTTTAATTACTCAACTTAATAGTTAAATACATTAAAAAAAGCCTCCAGTAAAGGAGGCTTTTAAAATTCTAATTTTCAAAATTACCCTTTACTCAAAGGCGTAATCTCTAACTTTCTAAATTCGACTGGACCATGATCTCCTTGAATCATTATTGGTCCGGCTTCTGCTTCATCATTATCCAGAGCGCCACCTGTCATTGCTTCAATATTCTGATTTGAAATTACAGTTTTTCCATTTGCGACAATAGTAACTCTCCTACCTATTAAAGTAATTTCATACGTTTGCCACTCCCCAGCTTTCATAGCCGCATTTTCATTTGGTGTAAGTAAACCATAGATTCCTCCAAAATAAATTGAAGAAGGCTCTA includes:
- a CDS encoding sensor histidine kinase; this translates as MFHSYTEQILAGIVAIGFGIGFLLNRLKLHYTTRIYMTLFPPVMFMTLIFLIGGFFGQAVAFATMGFLAFIGFRRNPRLRNLIIVFDILAFIIPTVYISIYGPILGTIDVPFDEIFAFLACLGWLSLTFRMYDENKTRTYTTDLENHIEALKESELNLKKAQNDLKLQNSKLAVLNNELELKNTHIEEFTFIVTHDLRGPLNNINVIATELEKQHATANYANFNSYLKHLQGSSTRLTNLVEGLLKYAEIGNSSEMETVNFPKIVQLVLSDFSEIIKESNATITVGELPTITARSNDIGMLFQNLIHNALKFRTATKDPVITIASQKKENEYLFSVSDNGIGIPKEQQAKIFNAFHKLHNQSKFEGSGIGLYGSKKIVEHHLGKIWVESEENVGSTFYFTINTNSLEQEDIQEHTINLN
- a CDS encoding putative signal transducing protein, which encodes MDSNYIKVFGGNNIEAKRIELILKENNIVPILKDEKESARLAGFGTPQQELVEIYVYKDEEEKALTLITQLNS